ATTTCTTTCACTTTATATTCTTGTTCTAATTTCTTTAATCGTTTAAATTCCTCTCGAATCTGTTCCGCAGCTTGTGCATTTATGGGGGATTGGTTTTGATAGGCAGAACGAATGGAATCAGGAATTTTTTCAAAGTCTGATTTTATGATATAATCCAGTGCCCCAGCACGAAAAGCACTAAACATCATTTCTTTTTCTTCAAGAGACGTTAGCATAATAATTCTGGCTCCATATTGTTGGCTCATTTCTGCTGTGATTTCAATACCCTCTATGCTATTCGCTAACAAAATATCCATCAATACAACATCGATTTCCACTGTTCTTATAGCTAACATCGCTTCTTCCCTATTTTCCGCCTGTGACACAACTTCTAAGTCAGATTCAGCTGATAGAAAAGAAGATAAGCCCCTTCTCCAATCTTTATCATCCTCTACGATTAAAATTTTTATTTTATCCATATGCTCTCCTTAACTTTTAGGGAATTTTAAAATTACCGTAGTACCTTCATCTCTTGTACTTTTGATATCCAGTGAACCTCCATGTTTATTCATCACGTTATACACGTAAGCCAATCCTAATCCAAAGTTCATCGTATCCTTTGTTTTTGTCGTGAAAAATGGATCCATCACTTTTTTTAAATGATTTTTGTTTATACCAAAACCAG
The window above is part of the Chengkuizengella sediminis genome. Proteins encoded here:
- a CDS encoding response regulator transcription factor, which produces MDKIKILIVEDDKDWRRGLSSFLSAESDLEVVSQAENREEAMLAIRTVEIDVVLMDILLANSIEGIEITAEMSQQYGARIIMLTSLEEKEMMFSAFRAGALDYIIKSDFEKIPDSIRSAYQNQSPINAQAAEQIREEFKRLKKLEQEYKVKEMRALITPAELEILNLIYQGKTQTQISESLVVSIRTVKNHVSNILRKLELTSSKEAAEKAKEMGLF